The following are encoded together in the Salmo salar unplaced genomic scaffold, Ssal_v3.1, whole genome shotgun sequence genome:
- the LOC106574916 gene encoding translationally-controlled tumor protein homolog, with the protein MIIYKDIITGDELFTEVYKITEVCDGMLYEVQGKLTSRSEDVDGALIGANASAEGGDEGSEASTVSGVDIVLNSKLQETSAYNKKAYQSYIKGYMKAVKAKLEEQGSKRVQAFMAGAPAAVKMILGNLDKYQFFTGESMNCDGAIGLLDYREDGVTPFFVFFKDGIEIEKY; encoded by the exons ATGATCATCTACAAGGATATCATCACCG GAGATGAGCTGTTCACCGAGGTCTACAAAATCACGGAGGTCTGCGACGGTATGCTGTACGAGGTACAGGGAAAG CTCACGTCCAGATCGGAGGACGTAGATGGGGCTTTGATCGGTGCCAACGCCTCAGCAGAGGGCGGAGATGAGGGCAGTGAAGCGTCCACAGTCAGTGGAGTTGACATTGTGCTCAACAGCAAACTGCAGGAGACCTCAGCCTACAACAAGAAGGCTTACCAGAGCTACATCAAGGGCTATATGAAGGC AGTCAAGGCTAAACTAGAGGAGCAGGGTTCGAAGAGGGTCCAGGCCTTCATGGCTGGAGCTCCAGCAGCTGTCAAGATGATCCTGGGAAACCTCGATAAATACCAG TTTTTCACCGGCGAGTCCATGAACTGTGATGGAGCCATCGGCCTGCTAGACTACCGCGAGGACGGAGTCACACCTTTCTTCGTATTCTTCAAAGACGGCATCGAGATCGAGAAATAC TAA